A genomic region of Paenibacillus sp. PL2-23 contains the following coding sequences:
- a CDS encoding extracellular solute-binding protein — protein MNKGNILMVFMLAWMTVGAACGLMRQNEEDTSVRHDYREVTLSLRHTQIKETSQTRLRVLADVVNQTMRENKGVTITMEGIDEKINRDTKLKQEMAAGNPPDIFEVFGGADLKLYVKADRMLDLTPILEELGLTDQFASLAEFTINGKVYGIPYGGYSEGIFYNKKIFAELGLGIPQTWDELMAAAERLKAAGYVPFAMAAKDAWVTGMMWNTIMERYVGIEAFNKLVTGETKWTDPAFIQGFEAYREIASRDYFPSGSLGIADHALGSQLIRGQAAMVFTGTWDVNQFSGPNAGALNGHIGFFTFPSIPGGMGDQRSINASYSNGFGFSSTLSGEQVEIVKAFIANFFNEKVQKRALMEDKLLPSMKLSDLTGVDPLMNEVLTVMSEASSSWPAFDAIVQPTVTAEIGVGLQELIGDLNTPENVAANIQAVQEKANAAQMNATGLITLPEKGRQ, from the coding sequence TTGAATAAAGGCAACATCCTGATGGTGTTCATGCTTGCTTGGATGACGGTCGGAGCCGCCTGCGGCTTAATGAGGCAGAACGAAGAGGATACGAGCGTCCGCCATGATTATCGGGAAGTCACGTTGTCGCTTCGCCATACGCAAATCAAGGAAACGAGCCAGACGCGGCTGCGCGTGCTGGCGGATGTCGTGAACCAGACGATGCGCGAGAACAAGGGCGTGACGATCACGATGGAGGGCATCGACGAAAAAATTAACCGGGATACGAAGCTGAAGCAGGAGATGGCCGCAGGCAATCCTCCCGATATATTCGAGGTGTTCGGCGGCGCAGACTTGAAGCTGTACGTGAAAGCGGATCGCATGCTGGATTTGACGCCTATTCTGGAGGAGCTGGGCCTGACGGACCAATTCGCCAGCCTGGCGGAGTTTACGATTAACGGCAAGGTATACGGCATTCCGTATGGCGGCTACAGCGAAGGCATCTTCTACAACAAAAAAATATTCGCGGAGCTAGGGCTGGGCATTCCGCAAACCTGGGATGAGCTGATGGCAGCGGCGGAGAGGCTGAAGGCAGCGGGGTATGTGCCGTTCGCTATGGCGGCGAAGGATGCCTGGGTCACGGGAATGATGTGGAACACCATTATGGAGCGCTACGTCGGGATTGAGGCGTTCAATAAGCTGGTGACGGGCGAGACCAAGTGGACGGACCCCGCATTCATCCAAGGCTTCGAGGCATACAGGGAAATCGCAAGCAGGGATTATTTCCCCAGCGGCTCACTCGGCATCGCGGATCACGCGCTTGGCTCTCAGCTTATTCGGGGGCAGGCGGCGATGGTATTCACAGGCACATGGGATGTGAATCAATTCTCCGGTCCCAATGCCGGCGCGTTGAATGGACATATCGGATTTTTCACGTTTCCTTCCATCCCTGGGGGAATGGGCGACCAGCGCTCCATTAACGCCTCCTATTCCAACGGGTTCGGCTTCTCCTCCACATTGTCGGGGGAGCAGGTTGAGATTGTGAAGGCGTTTATCGCCAACTTCTTCAACGAAAAGGTGCAGAAGCGGGCGTTAATGGAGGACAAGCTGCTGCCCTCTATGAAGCTGTCTGATTTAACGGGAGTCGATCCGCTCATGAACGAGGTGTTGACGGTTATGTCCGAAGCGTCCAGCAGCTGGCCGGCCTTCGACGCGATTGTCCAGCCTACGGTCACGGCGGAGATCGGCGTCGGCCTGCAGGAGCTGATCGGCGACCTGAACACACCAGAGAACGTGGCTGCCAATATTCAAGCGGTGCAGGAGAAGGCGAATGCCGCCCAAATGAACGCCACAGGACTTATCACCCTGCCCGAGAAGGGAAGACAATAG
- a CDS encoding sensor histidine kinase, with translation MNLRPKLMLAFISLIIIPMIGLGIFSFLNSETLLEKKYSEQSEITLKAIGGNISYFFRELDQLSNGNVISSEVQNTLRQSELPKDDNSALIRITQAEKEMSSILFQHPSVSYVVLYAGDGTMFRANRNDPTTFKPISFDGLQRHSLYDDVIERGGRPLWIGPYEQRELTGVDPPLFTMMRVVKELESLNDLGIMVTQYKTEEVSSMLKAFQNPEDESYGARYFILNSEGLVMLDSNRRYDGHSIDLYTDSMPQLTENYESARMRFDGVDSLVSSYQLDRNGWILLSVQPWDSLTDENVRFVQWIGMITVLGLLSAVLFNVFFVNRVAKSIIKVVRKMRLVEQGLLDIRVTAQGKDETVLLAKSFNSMVQRIGDLLSEVRREQERKQHAEMMLMQAQIKPHFLFNTLESINALAAQNEGGKIMLMVRRLSILLRTSMHHSEEISIKQEIEHVRSYLDIQKYRFEELFSYDLAVPEEAFDYRILKLTLQPLVENSIQHGFDGYEDGQGVIAIHVKVEPQKLVIMVSDNGTGMSGDVLMKLSEGYNPSRKTHEDAEMGERRGLGIRNVADRLRIHYGPGFGMMICSSEGCGTTIRCVIPKSRGEGL, from the coding sequence ATGAACTTGCGGCCCAAGCTTATGCTTGCGTTTATTTCACTTATCATCATTCCCATGATCGGTCTTGGCATCTTCTCCTTTCTGAACTCCGAGACCCTGCTGGAGAAAAAATACAGCGAGCAGTCCGAAATTACGCTGAAGGCAATCGGCGGCAATATCTCGTATTTTTTCCGTGAGCTGGATCAGCTCTCCAATGGCAACGTCATAAGCTCCGAGGTGCAGAATACGCTTAGGCAAAGCGAGCTGCCCAAGGATGACAACAGCGCCCTTATTCGGATCACGCAGGCCGAGAAGGAAATGAGCAGCATCCTGTTCCAGCATCCCTCTGTCAGCTATGTCGTGCTGTATGCGGGGGACGGCACCATGTTCAGGGCGAATCGGAACGATCCAACGACCTTTAAGCCGATCTCGTTCGACGGTCTGCAGCGCCACTCCCTCTACGATGATGTCATCGAGCGAGGAGGGCGGCCGCTATGGATTGGACCTTACGAGCAGCGGGAGCTTACAGGCGTGGACCCTCCGCTCTTCACGATGATGCGCGTAGTGAAGGAGCTGGAGTCGCTGAACGATCTTGGCATCATGGTGACGCAGTACAAAACCGAGGAAGTCAGCAGCATGCTGAAGGCGTTCCAGAATCCCGAGGACGAGTCGTACGGCGCGCGTTATTTTATATTGAACAGCGAAGGGCTTGTCATGCTGGACAGCAACAGGCGTTATGACGGCCACAGCATTGATTTGTATACGGATTCCATGCCGCAGCTGACAGAAAATTACGAAAGCGCCCGCATGAGGTTCGACGGCGTGGACAGTCTCGTCTCGTCGTATCAACTGGATCGGAACGGCTGGATATTGCTGTCTGTGCAGCCTTGGGATTCGCTGACGGACGAGAATGTTCGGTTCGTGCAGTGGATTGGCATGATTACCGTGCTGGGGCTGCTGTCGGCGGTGCTGTTCAACGTCTTCTTCGTCAATCGGGTAGCCAAATCCATCATTAAGGTAGTCCGCAAAATGCGTCTGGTGGAGCAGGGGCTGCTGGATATTCGCGTGACGGCGCAGGGCAAGGACGAGACGGTGCTGCTCGCCAAAAGCTTCAACAGCATGGTGCAGCGGATCGGCGATTTGCTCAGCGAGGTGCGCAGGGAGCAGGAGCGGAAGCAGCATGCGGAGATGATGCTGATGCAGGCGCAGATCAAGCCTCATTTTCTATTCAATACGCTGGAGTCGATTAACGCGCTGGCCGCGCAGAATGAGGGCGGCAAAATCATGCTGATGGTGCGCCGTCTGAGCATTCTGCTTCGCACGAGCATGCATCATTCCGAGGAAATATCGATTAAGCAGGAAATTGAGCATGTGAGAAGCTACCTGGACATTCAGAAATATCGATTTGAGGAGCTCTTCTCGTATGATTTGGCTGTACCGGAGGAAGCCTTCGATTATAGGATTCTGAAGCTGACGCTGCAGCCGCTGGTCGAGAACAGCATTCAGCACGGCTTCGACGGCTATGAGGATGGTCAAGGCGTCATAGCCATTCATGTGAAGGTCGAGCCGCAGAAGCTGGTCATTATGGTGAGCGATAACGGAACGGGCATGAGCGGGGATGTGCTGATGAAGCTGTCCGAAGGCTATAATCCGTCCCGGAAAACGCATGAGGATGCGGAGATGGGCGAGCGGAGAGGGCTTGGCATCCGCAACGTGGCCGATCGCCTGCGCATTCATTACGGTCCCGGGTTCGGGATGATGATTTGCAGCTCGGAGGGGTGCGGCACTACCATTCGATGCGTAATACCGAAAAGCAGAGGTGAGGGGCTATGA
- a CDS encoding response regulator translates to MIGKVLLVDDEAHITRNLEKVIPWEMLGLEVGGVAKNGVEALQLMEKEAFQLLLCDIRMPVMDGLELVRQIRERDMPCDIIMLSGYQDFTYTRAAIQYGVNDYVLKPIPYDELTGVIARIMSNQRNKLKQQQEEQQKLGRMIDLASEKILYDIIMDYTDFSGSHWLFSGDENQLRLQQFIMIVLDLDVSSEQTRDWRDWSDKDRKLWNFAVCNVLREKLQHNGLHHAVIQTRDGEWCVLIETGMSMAFNRDVIQGWAEMLLTAVRNHVKLSLNAGIYRDFAKVEELSEAYKLVQMGLQLTPAHNAITFYPADQQDSAVADQAFWMNAEKLIGAVKRGDHSAADQEVDHISRQLQQLCEQDGAKVKPLLHFFVLHLMREMKEMAVFPREQEELLWRRLDHRFGIKDLLSFIRQLTSAVSERSMDKKKQSEHSITEAKTYMDRNLFRDMSVEEAASHVGLSTSYFSLLFKQTFGETFIEYVTRQRMEKAKSLLAETQKSVAAIAREVGYAERRYFTKVFMKYTGDNPTDYRSKFGLPVRGTAAEGLEDEG, encoded by the coding sequence ATGATAGGCAAAGTGCTCCTGGTTGACGACGAAGCACACATCACGAGAAATTTGGAGAAGGTCATTCCCTGGGAAATGCTCGGGCTTGAGGTGGGAGGCGTCGCCAAAAATGGCGTGGAGGCGCTGCAGCTCATGGAGAAGGAGGCCTTCCAGCTGCTGCTGTGCGACATCCGTATGCCTGTTATGGATGGGCTGGAGCTTGTCCGGCAAATCCGGGAGAGGGATATGCCTTGCGATATCATTATGCTGTCGGGCTATCAGGACTTCACGTATACGAGGGCGGCCATACAGTACGGCGTCAACGATTATGTGCTGAAGCCTATCCCTTACGATGAATTAACGGGCGTTATCGCGCGCATTATGTCTAATCAGCGCAATAAGCTGAAGCAGCAGCAGGAAGAGCAGCAGAAGCTGGGAAGAATGATTGATCTGGCCAGCGAAAAAATATTGTACGACATCATCATGGATTACACCGACTTCTCCGGCAGCCACTGGCTGTTCTCCGGCGATGAGAATCAGCTGCGGCTTCAGCAGTTCATTATGATTGTTCTGGATCTGGACGTCAGCTCCGAGCAAACAAGGGATTGGCGAGATTGGTCTGACAAGGATCGCAAGCTATGGAATTTCGCCGTCTGCAACGTGCTTCGGGAGAAGCTGCAGCATAACGGGCTTCATCATGCCGTTATTCAAACCCGGGACGGGGAATGGTGCGTGCTGATTGAGACGGGCATGTCGATGGCGTTTAACAGGGATGTCATTCAGGGCTGGGCAGAGATGCTCCTGACCGCGGTTCGCAATCATGTGAAGCTGTCGCTGAATGCCGGCATTTACCGCGATTTCGCCAAGGTTGAGGAGCTGTCGGAGGCCTACAAGCTTGTGCAGATGGGACTCCAGCTGACGCCTGCGCATAATGCCATAACGTTCTACCCTGCCGATCAGCAGGATTCCGCCGTGGCGGATCAGGCATTCTGGATGAACGCCGAGAAATTGATTGGCGCTGTCAAGCGAGGGGATCATTCCGCTGCGGACCAGGAGGTCGATCATATCTCACGCCAGCTTCAGCAGCTGTGCGAGCAGGATGGAGCGAAGGTGAAGCCGCTGCTGCATTTTTTTGTGCTGCATCTGATGCGGGAGATGAAGGAGATGGCTGTCTTCCCTCGCGAGCAGGAGGAGCTGCTGTGGAGAAGGCTGGACCATCGATTCGGCATTAAGGATTTGCTGTCGTTTATCCGGCAGCTGACGTCTGCCGTGTCGGAACGGTCGATGGATAAGAAGAAGCAGTCTGAGCATTCCATCACGGAAGCGAAGACGTACATGGACCGTAATTTGTTCCGAGATATGAGCGTGGAGGAGGCGGCGTCCCATGTCGGGCTCAGCACCTCGTATTTCAGCCTGCTGTTCAAGCAGACGTTCGGCGAGACGTTTATTGAATATGTCACCCGCCAGCGTATGGAGAAGGCGAAAAGCCTGCTGGCGGAAACGCAGAAAAGCGTCGCCGCGATTGCCAGAGAGGTGGGCTATGCGGAACGGCGTTATTTCACCAAGGTATTCATGAAATATACGGGCGACAATCCTACCGATTACCGGAGCAAGTTCGGCTTGCCGGTCCGAGGGACAGCGGCCGAAGGCTTGGAGGATGAAGGGTAG
- the nagZ gene encoding beta-N-acetylhexosaminidase: MALRNGDWRSWSLKEKIGQLFVFGFYGYEPTESMKELIDQYGIGGTIYFTRNVQDAEQVHGLSRGLQQLTEEAGRPPMFIAIDQEGGMVARLVNGVTLMPGNMALGATASAEAAEETARICGEELRKLGITMNYAPCIDVNNNPDNPVINVRSYSDRPEVVSEMGAAAVIGYQSAGVAATVKHFPGHGDTSVDSHHALPVLPHDRKRLEAIELLPFRAAIKAGTDCIMTAHVCLPALEPSGVPSTLSESVLTGLLRNELGYDGVIVTDCLEMSAIDEFYGPEQGAVKAIKAGADMVLISHTFQKQAAALEAVAAAVESGEISLSRIEEAVERIMRLKEKLRLDEPIAPWEQVREELGTSASKAAARKWSEASVTLVKSEEGALPLSRETQTLVLWPDIVPVSVADEMLSGDGTLGDFLKLYGASVVERRMDAADALADLEQFQQIVVVTYDASKHPQELQAAREAVRLAGDRVVAVSVRNPLDLLLYPDVRTYLAVYECRPLALSSAAKVLLGELKPEGRLPLDISPAYPFGWRAPVQ; this comes from the coding sequence ATGGCACTTCGCAACGGGGATTGGAGAAGCTGGAGCTTAAAAGAAAAAATTGGCCAATTGTTTGTATTCGGCTTCTATGGCTATGAGCCTACGGAATCCATGAAGGAGCTTATCGATCAATACGGAATAGGAGGCACCATCTATTTCACTCGCAATGTGCAGGACGCGGAGCAGGTGCATGGCCTGTCCAGAGGGCTTCAGCAGCTGACGGAGGAGGCGGGGCGGCCGCCGATGTTCATTGCCATTGACCAAGAGGGCGGCATGGTGGCCAGGCTTGTGAACGGCGTCACGTTAATGCCGGGCAATATGGCGCTTGGCGCGACCGCTTCAGCGGAAGCTGCGGAAGAAACGGCGCGCATTTGCGGTGAGGAGCTGCGCAAGCTGGGCATTACAATGAATTATGCGCCTTGCATTGACGTCAACAATAACCCGGACAATCCCGTCATTAACGTCAGATCGTATAGCGACCGTCCGGAGGTGGTGTCCGAGATGGGTGCGGCAGCGGTCATCGGTTATCAGTCGGCGGGAGTTGCTGCGACGGTGAAGCATTTTCCCGGACATGGCGACACCAGCGTGGATTCCCATCATGCGCTCCCGGTACTGCCTCATGACCGCAAGCGTCTGGAGGCGATTGAGCTTCTGCCGTTCCGCGCCGCGATCAAGGCGGGTACGGATTGTATCATGACGGCTCATGTCTGCCTGCCGGCTCTTGAGCCAAGCGGCGTGCCGTCTACCTTGTCCGAAAGCGTGCTGACCGGCTTGCTCCGCAATGAGCTTGGCTATGATGGCGTTATCGTGACGGATTGCCTGGAGATGAGCGCGATTGACGAGTTTTATGGACCGGAGCAGGGAGCGGTGAAGGCGATCAAGGCTGGCGCGGATATGGTGCTGATCAGCCACACGTTCCAGAAGCAGGCGGCGGCGCTTGAGGCTGTTGCGGCGGCGGTGGAGAGCGGTGAAATCAGTCTGTCCCGCATCGAGGAGGCGGTTGAGCGCATTATGCGCCTGAAGGAGAAGCTTCGCCTGGATGAACCTATAGCTCCTTGGGAGCAGGTTCGGGAGGAGCTTGGCACCTCAGCGAGCAAGGCAGCCGCCCGCAAGTGGAGCGAAGCCTCGGTCACCCTCGTGAAATCGGAGGAAGGCGCATTGCCGCTGTCCAGAGAGACGCAGACGCTGGTCCTTTGGCCCGACATTGTGCCGGTGTCAGTCGCAGACGAGATGCTGTCAGGAGACGGCACGTTAGGCGATTTCCTGAAGCTGTACGGCGCTTCAGTTGTAGAACGGCGAATGGATGCAGCGGATGCGCTTGCGGATCTGGAGCAATTCCAGCAAATCGTCGTGGTCACCTATGACGCCTCCAAGCACCCGCAGGAGCTGCAGGCGGCGCGGGAGGCTGTAAGGCTGGCGGGCGACCGGGTTGTGGCGGTATCTGTACGCAACCCGCTTGATCTGCTCCTGTATCCCGATGTGCGTACGTATCTGGCCGTCTACGAGTGCAGACCTCTGGCTCTATCTTCAGCAGCTAAGGTATTGC